CAGGTAATGGAGCAGGTTGGGATCGGTCGTCGGGGGAAGTGTCCGGGTCAGCTGATCGATACGTTCGAACAACGGGAGCAGATTGGGCTTGGGATTGGAGGAAGCCATCCGGGCGATCGCGCCTTCCAGTTCGAGAAGGGCATCCAGAATTTGCTGCTGTGTCTCAGTCATGGGAGGACTCTGCCTGAGGAGCGACGTCGGATCCACTCGATTTCAGTGGTCCCTGATCCGGCTCGCGAGTAAGGTCGTCCCAGACTCCTATGGCGATTATTGCTTTGATCGGAACGATGGATACCAAGGGCGACGAGTTCGCGTTCGTCGCCCAGCGGATTCACGAGCGTGGGCATCGCACCCTGGTGATTGATGTGGGAACTTTGGAGCCGCCTAAGCTGGCACCGGACATCAGCCGGGAGGAGGTGGCGCTGGCTGCGGGAGTGGACCTGGCCGGGCTGGTCGCCCGCAAGGACCGAGGCGAGTGCGTGGCTGCGATGGCGAAGGGTGCCCCGGCTGTGCTGGCGCGTCTCGTGGCTCAAGGGAGGATCGATGGTGTCATCTCCCTGGGCGGAGGCGGCGGCACGGCCATCGGCACTGCCGCCATGCGAGCGCTGCCCATCGGCTTTCCCAAAGTGATGGTGAGCACCTTGGCGGGTGGCAACGTGACGCCCTACGTCGGCGCCAAGGATATTGTGATGATCCCCAGCATCGTTGATGTGGCGGGGATCAATCGCATCTCGCGTCAGATCCTAACCCGTGCTGCCGGCGCGATCTGCGGCATGGCCGAGGTCAAGGTTCCCGCCGGCCAGGATCGTCCCTTGATCGCCGCCAGTCAGTTTGGGAATACCACTGCCTGTGTGGATCAGGCTCGCCGCATCCTGGAGACGGCCGGCTTTGAGGTGATGGTGTTCCATGCCACCGGCGTGGGCGGGAGGACCATGGAGGCGCTGATCGAATCCGGCATGTTTGAGGGCGTTCTCGACATCACCACCACCGAATGGGCCGATGAGCTGGTGGGCGGCATCCTCGGTGCCGGTCCGACTCGACTCGAAGCCGCCGCTCGGAAGGGGGTTCCGGCCATCGTGACCCCGGGCTGTTTGGACATGGTGAACTTTGGGCCGCCGGAGACCGTTCCGGCCAAGTTTAAGGGGCGAAACTTCTATCAGCATAATCCGCAGGTCACTTTAATGCGCACGACCCCGGAGGAGGCGGAGCAATTAGGCAGGATTCTGGCCGAGAAGATCAACTTGTCCACCGCACCGGTGACA
The DNA window shown above is from Verrucomicrobiales bacterium and carries:
- a CDS encoding Tm-1-like ATP-binding domain-containing protein, whose product is MAIIALIGTMDTKGDEFAFVAQRIHERGHRTLVIDVGTLEPPKLAPDISREEVALAAGVDLAGLVARKDRGECVAAMAKGAPAVLARLVAQGRIDGVISLGGGGGTAIGTAAMRALPIGFPKVMVSTLAGGNVTPYVGAKDIVMIPSIVDVAGINRISRQILTRAAGAICGMAEVKVPAGQDRPLIAASQFGNTTACVDQARRILETAGFEVMVFHATGVGGRTMEALIESGMFEGVLDITTTEWADELVGGILGAGPTRLEAAARKGVPAIVTPGCLDMVNFGPPETVPAKFKGRNFYQHNPQVTLMRTTPEEAEQLGRILAEKINLSTAPVTVLLPLKAISVISAPGKPFHDAAADAALFGSLKRSLRKDIPVIEMDCEINDPAFAEACARTLLASLKPKSSVQG